The following coding sequences are from one Eleginops maclovinus isolate JMC-PN-2008 ecotype Puerto Natales chromosome 11, JC_Emac_rtc_rv5, whole genome shotgun sequence window:
- the LOC134871763 gene encoding thioredoxin-like gives MGIQNISTLEEFTKALKEAGDKLVVVDFTASWCGPCKNISPLFKEQADLPVNANVVFLVVDVDKAADVAEKCGITAMPTFFYYKNGTKVDDLTGADPLQLVSKLSALRT, from the exons ATGGGGATTCAAAACATCAGCACTTTG GAGGAGTTCACTAAGGCCCTGAAGGAGGCTGGAGACAAGCTGGTGGTGGTGGACTTCACAGCCAGCTGGTGTGGCCCCTGCAAAAATATTAGCCCATTATTTAAG GAGCAGGCGGATCTTCCTGTGAACGCTAACGTGGTTTTCTTGGTGGTGGATGTGGATAAAGCTGCG GATGTTGCTGAAAAATGCGGCATCACTGCCATGCCCACATTCTTTTATTACAAGAATGGAACAAAG GTGGATGACCTCACTGGTGCCGACCCATTACAACTGGTTAGCAAACTGAGCGCTTTGAGGACGTAG
- the haus3 gene encoding HAUS augmin-like complex subunit 3 isoform X2: MLNGSQFVEAVGRLGYPAASSLKASDFDWLFDCAPENLHFLRFVCRTLNQSNVLTTEEAHAIQELQKSGKPFLDDAALGEVLKTIGPSDGSSANILGPSSSSSSSVFACEGDLATEDLEAELQALRKEKELKQRRYNRLQLVCTSRADVDLRLSAELERAACKLKEASAAIGAENADTNALLQNLTDEVTKLASYLPVQPEATQKDKGELKASSNTSKSPTVLLSQLPLDPYLHQEELNTKTLAAFTRKQFFQGISDIVETSCSERFQVLDLSSCEDGEDKENEHKGKEMEERVVERRRTEMARLQWAHVVAQHQLMQATAEEKSVEAGLDWLSEKSSHTKSISSSSSLHVREVVSRKELQAVEAELEALLQGPVPAALRESARLLNVPVVRGDLALQLARQDYYTSRQDQVRDYLLRQKASFDLVLLGQEMELRRWRTCLKQLGEINSRFVREGEAATLRTESLAHPDLAINPRPNPIISCKDAAFSRLLQVLDHDSEHGRSEPFRTYDALDHSARDLTGNLQVTRDALAGAGREQYYTAARLYGDCEALHRAMYTELQQLLLGPQELTVKLVEAESQLQNLQHLMQEIIGETKAKRSQLERNALLRRERELYIYFHLDPRLLQKVVEELEDKMATKRGQQ; this comes from the exons ATGTTAAATGGTAGCCAGTTTGTGGAGGCTGTGGGCCGTCTAGGTTATCCTGCTGCGTCATCACTGAAGGCTTCTGACTTCGACTGGCTGTTTGACTGCGCCCCGGAGAACCTTCACTTCTTGCGCTTTGTCTGTCGGACCCTCAACCAGAGCAATGTTCTCACCACAGAGGAGGCACATGCTATCCAGGAGCTGCAGAAGTCTGGCAAGCCATTTTTGGATGATGCAGCCTTGGGCGAAGTCCTTAAAACCATTGGACCTTCGGATGGGAGTAGTGCAAACATCTTAGGcccatcttcttcatcatcatcgtcCGTGTTTGCATGTGAGGGGGATCTGGCTACAGAGGATTTGGAGGCAGAGCTCCAGGCACTGCGTAAAGAGAAAGAGCTGAAGCAACGGCGGTACAACCGGCTGCAGCTCGTTTGCACCTCCCGTGCAGATGTTGACCTACGTCTTTCTGCAGAGCTGGAGCGTGCTGCCTGTAAACTAAAGGAGGCCAGTGCTGCCATTGGAGCTGAGAATGCCGACACGAATGCCCTACTACAAAACCTAACCGATGAGGTTACAAAGCTTGCGTCATATCTTCCAGTTCAGCCAGAGGCAACGCAAAAAGATAAAGGGGAATTAAAGGCCTCATCAAACACTTCCAAGAGCCCCACTGTCCTCCTCTCCCAACTGCCCCTAGATCCCTACCTACACCAGGAGGAGCTCAACACTAAAACACTAGCTGCCTTTACTCGGAAGCAATTCTTTCAGGGCATCTCTGACATTGTTGAGACTTCTTGCTCTGAGCGCTTCCAGGTTCTTGACCTCAGTTCTTGTGAAGATGGAGAAGACAAAGAGAATGAGCACAAGGGGAAGGAGATGGAGGAGCGAGtggtggagcgcaggaggaCAGAGATGGCCAGACTTCAGTGGGCTCATGTTGTGGCCCAGCACCAACTGATGCAGGCCACGGCAGAAGAGAAGAGCGTCGAGGCTGGGCTGGACTGGCTTTCTGAGAAGTCCTCTCATACCAAG AGTATTTCCAGTTCCTCCTCCCTGCATGTCCGCGAGGTAGTGTCCAGGAAGGAGCTGCAGGCGGTAGAGGCAGAGTTGGAGGCTCTGCTCCAAGGACCAGTACCTGCTGCCCTCAGAGAGTCAGCGAGGCTGCTTAATGTTCCGGTAGTGAGGGGAGACCTGGCTCTGCAACTAGCCCGGCAGGACTACTACACATCCAGACAGGATCAG GTACGAGACTATCTGCTCCGCCAGAAGGCCTCCTTTGACCTGGTGCTCCTGGGTCAGGAGATGGAGttgaggaggtggaggacgTGTCTTAAGCAGCTCGGAGAAATAAACAGCAGATTTGTAAGGGAAGGTGAAGCGGCAACCCTCAGAACTGAGTCCCTTGCCCACCCTGACCTGGCTATTAATCCCCGGCCCAACCCCATCATCAGCTGCAAGGATGCAGCCTTCAGCAG GTTGCTCCAGGTCCTTGACCATGATTCAGAGCACGGTCGATCTGAGCCTTTTCGGACATATGACGCATTGGACCACTCTGCTCGTGACCTCACGGGCAACCTCCAAGTGACCCGAGACGCTCTAGCTGGCGCCGGGCGTGAGCAGTACTACACGGCAGCTCGTCTCTATGGCGACTGTGAGGCGCTCCACAGGGCCATGTACACagagctccagcagctgctcttaGGGCCGCAG GAGCTGACGGTGAAGCTTGTGGAAGCCGAGTCTCAGCTGCAGAATTTGCAGCATTTAATGCAAGAAATCATTGGGGAGACTAAAGCCAAGCGCTCTCAGCTGGAGCGCAATGCCCTCCTCAGGCGAGAGAGGGAGTTGTACATCTACTTCCACTTGGATCCCCGACTGCTGCAGAAAGTAGTGGAAGAACTGGAGGACAAAATGGCTACGAAGAGAGGGCAACAGTAA
- the LOC134871764 gene encoding thioredoxin-like, with amino-acid sequence MGVIIIENLEHFNAELKKAGDKLVVVDFTATWCGPCKMIGPEFHNQSTLAENANVVFLQVDVDDADEVSSFCKIGCMPTFQYYKNGTKVDEFSGANKDSMLQKLKALRT; translated from the exons ATGGGGGTTATCATAATTGAGAATCTG GAGCATTTCAATGCTGAACTGAAGAAGGCTGGAGACAAGCTGGTGGTGGTGGACTTCACAGCCACCTGGTGTGGGCCCTGCAAAATGATTGGCCCAGAATTCCAT AATCAGTCAACTCTTGCTGAGAATGCGAACGTGGTTTTCCTGCAGGTGGACGTGGATGATGCTGAT gaAGTGAGTTCGTTTTGCAAGATCGGCTGCATGCCCACATTCCAATATTACAAGAATGGAACAAAG GTGGACGAGTTCTCTGGTGCCAACAAAGATTCAATGCTCCAGAAACTGAAAGCTTTGAGGACATAG
- the LOC134872416 gene encoding prostaglandin reductase 1-like: MVQAKTWILIKHFDGFPKDSDFELKVEELPAPKDGEVLLEAVFLSVDPYMRPFSRVRMNEGDVMIGTQVAKVVQSNNSAFPVGSHVVGRCGWRSHTVCDGTNLIPIMPEWPQDVSLSLALGAIGMPGLTALYGIEEVLGLQKGETLLVNAAAGAVGSVVGQIAKIKGCKVVGSAGSDAKVAFLKELGFDEAFNYKTVGSMEEALKKASPDGYDCFFENVGGPSSSVALQQMKNFGRIAVCGAISTYNDSTPQTGPFPHLTMIVKQLKMEGFMQNRWEHKQPESLKRLIGWLKEGKLQSREHITKGFEKMPAAFMGILRGENVGKAIVAV, translated from the exons ATGGTCCAAGCTAAGACTTGGATCCTGATCAAGCACTTTGACGGCTTCCCGAAGGACAGCGACTTTGAGCTCAAGGTGGAGGAGCTCCCTGCGCCAAAAGATGGAG AGGTGCTTTTGGAAGCAGTGTTTCTCAGTGTGGACCCATACATGAG GCCGTTCAGTAGGGTTCGCATGAATGAAGGCGATGTGATGATTGGAACTCAAGTGGCCAA AGTGGTTCAAAGTAATAACTCAGCATTTCCTGTGGGAAGCCATGTTGTTGGTCGTTGTGGCTGGAGAAGCCACACAGTCTGTGACGGGACGAACCTCATTCCCATCATGCCAGAGTGGCCGCAAGACGTCTCCTTGTCTCTGGCTCTGGGTGCCATCGGCATGCCAGG ATTGACGGCTCTGTACGGGATAGAGGAAGTTCTGGGACTCCAGAAGGGCGAAACCCTGCTGGTGAATGCTGCAGCGGGGGCCGTGGGCTCCGTGGTGGGCCAGATTGCTAAAATCAAGGGCTGTAAGGTGGTGGGTTCAGCAGGGTCTGATGCCAAGGTGGCTTTCCTCAAAGAACTGGGCTTTGACGAGGCCTTCAACTACAAGACTGTTGGCTCCATGGAGGAGGCACTGAAGAAAGCTTCACCAGACGGATATGACTGCTTCTTCGAAAAC GTTGGAGGACCTTCCTCAAGTGTTGCCTTGCAGCAGATGAAGAACTTTGGAAGAATTGCTGTGTGTGGAGCTATTTCCACGTACAATGACTCCACCCCCCAAACAG GTCCATTCCCCCACCTGACCATGATCGTTAAGCAGCTAAAGATGGAGGGCTTCATGCAGAACAGGTGGGAGCACAAGCAACCCGAGTCCCTCAAGAGGCTGATCGGATGGTTGAAAGAG GGCAAACTGCAGTCTCGGGAGCACATCACAAAGGGCTTTGAAAAGATGCCAGCTGCTTTCATGGGCATACTGCGGGGAGAAAACGTCGGCAAGGCTATCGTCGCAGTCTGA
- the haus3 gene encoding HAUS augmin-like complex subunit 3 isoform X1 gives MLNGSQFVEAVGRLGYPAASSLKASDFDWLFDCAPENLHFLRFVCRTLNQSNVLTTEEAHAIQELQKSGKPFLDDAALGEVLKTIGPSDGSSANILGPSSSSSSSVFACEGDLATEDLEAELQALRKEKELKQRRYNRLQLVCTSRADVDLRLSAELERAACKLKEASAAIGAENADTNALLQNLTDEVTKLASYLPVQPEATQKDKGELKASSNTSKSPTVLLSQLPLDPYLHQEELNTKTLAAFTRKQFFQGISDIVETSCSERFQVLDLSSCEDGEDKENEHKGKEMEERVVERRRTEMARLQWAHVVAQHQLMQATAEEKSVEAGLDWLSEKSSHTKSISSSSSLHVREVVSRKELQAVEAELEALLQGPVPAALRESARLLNVPVVRGDLALQLARQDYYTSRQDQVRDYLLRQKASFDLVLLGQEMELRRWRTCLKQLGEINSRFVREGEAATLRTESLAHPDLAINPRPNPIISCKDAAFSRLLQVLDHDSEHGRSEPFRTYDALDHSARDLTGNLQVTRDALAGAGREQYYTAARLYGDCEALHRAMYTELQQLLLGPQVRPRATADQELLCPNAQELTVKLVEAESQLQNLQHLMQEIIGETKAKRSQLERNALLRRERELYIYFHLDPRLLQKVVEELEDKMATKRGQQ, from the exons ATGTTAAATGGTAGCCAGTTTGTGGAGGCTGTGGGCCGTCTAGGTTATCCTGCTGCGTCATCACTGAAGGCTTCTGACTTCGACTGGCTGTTTGACTGCGCCCCGGAGAACCTTCACTTCTTGCGCTTTGTCTGTCGGACCCTCAACCAGAGCAATGTTCTCACCACAGAGGAGGCACATGCTATCCAGGAGCTGCAGAAGTCTGGCAAGCCATTTTTGGATGATGCAGCCTTGGGCGAAGTCCTTAAAACCATTGGACCTTCGGATGGGAGTAGTGCAAACATCTTAGGcccatcttcttcatcatcatcgtcCGTGTTTGCATGTGAGGGGGATCTGGCTACAGAGGATTTGGAGGCAGAGCTCCAGGCACTGCGTAAAGAGAAAGAGCTGAAGCAACGGCGGTACAACCGGCTGCAGCTCGTTTGCACCTCCCGTGCAGATGTTGACCTACGTCTTTCTGCAGAGCTGGAGCGTGCTGCCTGTAAACTAAAGGAGGCCAGTGCTGCCATTGGAGCTGAGAATGCCGACACGAATGCCCTACTACAAAACCTAACCGATGAGGTTACAAAGCTTGCGTCATATCTTCCAGTTCAGCCAGAGGCAACGCAAAAAGATAAAGGGGAATTAAAGGCCTCATCAAACACTTCCAAGAGCCCCACTGTCCTCCTCTCCCAACTGCCCCTAGATCCCTACCTACACCAGGAGGAGCTCAACACTAAAACACTAGCTGCCTTTACTCGGAAGCAATTCTTTCAGGGCATCTCTGACATTGTTGAGACTTCTTGCTCTGAGCGCTTCCAGGTTCTTGACCTCAGTTCTTGTGAAGATGGAGAAGACAAAGAGAATGAGCACAAGGGGAAGGAGATGGAGGAGCGAGtggtggagcgcaggaggaCAGAGATGGCCAGACTTCAGTGGGCTCATGTTGTGGCCCAGCACCAACTGATGCAGGCCACGGCAGAAGAGAAGAGCGTCGAGGCTGGGCTGGACTGGCTTTCTGAGAAGTCCTCTCATACCAAG AGTATTTCCAGTTCCTCCTCCCTGCATGTCCGCGAGGTAGTGTCCAGGAAGGAGCTGCAGGCGGTAGAGGCAGAGTTGGAGGCTCTGCTCCAAGGACCAGTACCTGCTGCCCTCAGAGAGTCAGCGAGGCTGCTTAATGTTCCGGTAGTGAGGGGAGACCTGGCTCTGCAACTAGCCCGGCAGGACTACTACACATCCAGACAGGATCAG GTACGAGACTATCTGCTCCGCCAGAAGGCCTCCTTTGACCTGGTGCTCCTGGGTCAGGAGATGGAGttgaggaggtggaggacgTGTCTTAAGCAGCTCGGAGAAATAAACAGCAGATTTGTAAGGGAAGGTGAAGCGGCAACCCTCAGAACTGAGTCCCTTGCCCACCCTGACCTGGCTATTAATCCCCGGCCCAACCCCATCATCAGCTGCAAGGATGCAGCCTTCAGCAG GTTGCTCCAGGTCCTTGACCATGATTCAGAGCACGGTCGATCTGAGCCTTTTCGGACATATGACGCATTGGACCACTCTGCTCGTGACCTCACGGGCAACCTCCAAGTGACCCGAGACGCTCTAGCTGGCGCCGGGCGTGAGCAGTACTACACGGCAGCTCGTCTCTATGGCGACTGTGAGGCGCTCCACAGGGCCATGTACACagagctccagcagctgctcttaGGGCCGCAGGTACGTCCTAGGGCCACAGCTGATCAGGAGCTTCTCTGTCCCAACGCACAG GAGCTGACGGTGAAGCTTGTGGAAGCCGAGTCTCAGCTGCAGAATTTGCAGCATTTAATGCAAGAAATCATTGGGGAGACTAAAGCCAAGCGCTCTCAGCTGGAGCGCAATGCCCTCCTCAGGCGAGAGAGGGAGTTGTACATCTACTTCCACTTGGATCCCCGACTGCTGCAGAAAGTAGTGGAAGAACTGGAGGACAAAATGGCTACGAAGAGAGGGCAACAGTAA